Genomic segment of Zootoca vivipara chromosome 4, rZooViv1.1, whole genome shotgun sequence:
GCTTATAATTGCATATTTAACATTCCCAATGCTGGTAGCTAACTAATTTCCTAAAGGGTggatttaaaaaaagtttaaatccCAGGACTCCCAACTCCAAATCTCACAAATTGCTCTCAAAGCACCATCAGTTTGGttgagaaaaggaggagggttacTCAGTTAGGGCACCCAAATTCTTTTCCCCACATATCTATGGTcccagggagttccacagctgctggccccacccacctggccCTGAGGCCCCACCCTCTTTCTTGGAAGCCCTATCCACATTAGAAGTGGGAGGGGCTATGCAAAACAGGGAGGAGGCCCGCACAGGCATTGGCTCGCAGGCAGGGATTTCAGAGGGGCGGCCGCGTCACTCTGTGATTGGTTCCCTTCCGATTTCAAAGTCCGCTTGGAACGGTGAGGTCTAGAAAGTTGGTTTCCTGCAATTAAAGGAACTGCTCCAAACCTCCTACCTAGCAGCGCTCTCtgattccttcctccttcctggccCGCTGACATGTAAACTGTAATTTCTAAAACATCCTGTTGATCTGTTCTGTGCAAATGTTCTCGGCTTGGATCCTTGAGGGAACTGCCTgatttgtcttgttttttttcaGAATGAAAAAGCCAAACGTTGACCACACTAAGAGAAAGTTCCAAGGTATCTTTAgaagaacaacaaaaaccctcTACACTTGTCACACCACACATCCAAAATGAAATAACACTTAAAAGCTAGCCTGTAGCTTTTAACGAACCTGGGTTAGAATGATAGGTTTGAAGACTTAAGTCTTCTGTCTTGCCCTGAGCCATGGTAACCTGGTCCAGGAAAAGCATCCAAAATAGCTAGCTTGGCCCAGCTgttcatatagaatcatagagttggaagagaccacaagggccatccagtccaaccccctgccaagcaggaaacaccatcaaagcattcctgacagatggctgtcaagcctctgtttaaagacctccaaagaaggagactccaccacactccttggtagcaaattccactgccgaacagctcttactgtcaggaagttcttcctaatgtttggggttgccatatttcaaaaagtaaaaaccagaatACCCCAAAAGTTGtaaaactttttgggggggaggttgcggggGAAACCACCTAAACTTGTTTTTTCAatgaaaaacataataataataataataataataataataataataataataataatatatttataccccgcccatctggctgggtttccccagccactctgggcggcttccaacagaaatattagaatacactaatttcttaaagattaaaggcttccctaaacagggctgccttcagatgtcctctaaaagtctggtagttatttttctttttgacatctggtgggagggcgttccacagggtgggtgccacgcacacacaaaaatgctttttCGATTGAAAGAGCGCTGcctatgcaaaaagaaaaaagaaaagtttcaaCCACCTCCTTGAGTTGCACCTAATGCTTATTTCCCTGTTCAATGTAAAATCACCTTCTCGAGAGTTAAAACGCTTTTCTTTGCTGGGAACCTAATGTAGAGCCTCGACATTGCCTCCTTTCTGAAAACCTTGTGGGTGGTGGAGCGGCAGGTCTGTAAATAATTGGGTTGTCGGTTCACAACCCGGAGAACGTCTTAACAGCTCTGCAGACACAGGAGGGAGATTCAGGTGAAGAATAAGCGtagatccatagaatcatagagttggaagagaccacaagggccatccagtccaaccccctgccaagcaggaaacaccatcaaagcattcctgacatatgcctgtcaagcctctgcttaaagacctccaaagaaggagactccaccacactccttggcagcaaattccactgccgaacagctcttactgtcaggaagttcttcctaatgtttaggtggaatcttctttcttgaagtttgaatccccTTCCTGGATCTTCGTCCTTCTTTGCTGCAGAGCTATTGGAGACTGAGAGTTCTGCAGTCTGGCAACTCCAGGCGAGCTCACTCTTAACATTCTCAAGAACAAGCAGTTTAACCCCAGCCGTAAATTACTTTGCTTCTGTAGCAAAACCTTTTGCCCTccaatgtttttggactacatatcccatcttccttgaccgttggccatgctgggagATGGAGTCTGGAGGGTGTCAAAAATCCCTGCTCtgagccagccttccccaatctggcgccctgctccagatgtttcaaaTTACAACTCCTCACCATCATATTTGGCTCAATCATATAGAGGGCCCGAGGTTCCCCTGTTCCTGTCTGTCGTGTCCAAACCACTAACGCTGTTTGCTTAGCTGCTGAAGTCCAGTTTTTGCTGCAGTTTGAGAGTGTTAGCTGTGCGGACAACAGAGGAGTAAATCTTTGCTACAGCCGTCTTAGGGGATTTGTTACTGCTGAGTGTGCAGCTGGAGTGTCTGCCCCCGTTGCCTTGAGCATAGCTGCAAAGGCACCAGCTGCTCAGACACATTGGGAAAGACGATGAAACTCTTAAGCTCGGGGTCGTTAGTTTGATCccaatgttgggcaaaaaaataaaatcccagctCTATGAGATCCAAAGTGACTCTACAGACTTTTGCAAAGTGGACATTGCagatcctagttacaggtaggtagccgtgtaggtCTGAGtcgaaggaaaataaaaaaattcattcagtagcaccttaaagaccaactaagtttttattttggtatgagctttcgtgtgcatgcacacttgattGCAGATCCTGTTCTACCAGATCTAAACAGGGACTGGTTTCAGCCAGATCAGAATATAAGCCTTTTTCATCTCCATCCCTGCTCCCTCCCAACCACCGCCACCGAAAGACCTTTTTAACTATCCGCATTGCTCGGAACTATAATTTGACCCCCCACGTGGAAAGCTGTGCTATTTCCAGGAGTTAATTGCAGAGggccttttgcttctgttttgcctGCCTGCGtggctcttctcccccccccccgccccctttctgCATGgaatgtccggggggggggaggcgggggaaaTGGCTTCTTCCACTTCCTTCGCTTTGGTTTATTCTGCTGCATGCAGAGTACATAGCTCAGACCCCACCCTTGGCTACCTTCCAGATGGGATCAGGGAAGAAAAACGCAGACCTGGGAGCAGATGGGAAACTCAAAAACAGTTTCGTCTGAACTGGCCCTTGCCAATCTGGtggcttccaggtgttttggaacatctggatgttttggactctccttcctgggaggttttaaagcagaggttgggtacccatctgttatggatgcttgacctgagattcctgcattgcagaaggttggactagatgaaaccctgggtcccttccagctctaagattccaTGGAGAGCACCAGATTGCTGAAAGGcggaataataatatttaataataataataataataataataatagataaaggtaaaggacccctgacaattaagtccagtcgcagatgactctggggttgcggcgctcatcccgctttacaggccgagggagctggcgtttgtctacagacagttcttctgggtcatgtggccagcatgactaagccgcttctggtgaaccagagcagcgcacggaaatgccgcttaccttcccgctggagtggtacctatttatctacttgcactttgatgtgctttcgaactgctaggttggcaggagctgggactgagcaatgggagctcacctcgtcgtggggattcgaaccgctgaccttctgatcggcaagcccaagaggctcagtggtttagaccacagcgccacccgcgtccctgtaataataataataataataataataataataataataatagataaatagTATTATTTAGGGCACTTTTTGAAATCCAAAGAGAAATACTGAATGAAGCTGAACACTGGAATATTTGCAACAGGtggaagaaagtgcttcttcacacagtgcaaagTTTAGCTATAGAATTTGCTCCAGCCGGAtgtcatgatggccaccaactcggagggctttaaaagaggcttagacagagatggaaagaagataaagtcctgaccagagaagaatggcagatcgaGTCGATgggttatgccgaaatggcaaaaatgaccggaagaatcaggaatcaggaagaccaaaattttaataaggaatggggagaaatttatattttatcttaaaaaccattgtaatcagttaaaatcattagtaggattggaataacacttgtagtttaatggtgaattttggacacagtggagaggtaaaagatttggattatcataaaagatgcaggatgAAATGATTAACAACAGGACCCAAAAAGGGGacaagtccaggagattctttggaatcttgtttttaatgtgtttgtaaaactgtaatttgaaaaaccaaataaataaaataaaatagggtcaggcaaattcacagagggtctcaatggctactggccatgaagGCTGTGCCTTGCCTTCACAGTTTGAGGCAGCAATACTTATGAAtcccagttgccagaaaccacaggagaagagagggcttttgtgcttgaatcctgcttgctggcttcccacagatgagtccctggcctgatccagcaggctctttttatgctcTCTTGGCTTTGTGCTCCTGTTCGGCAACTACTTTTTAACCTCTCTTGAATCGAGAAAAGGGACAAAAGTTAGTGGCTGCTCTGTGCATCGATTCGACCCTCCGCGTTTGGTGGGAATATCTGGATTCAGGGTTCTTCAACAGGCAGTTCAGTTGCTGCTATTAATCCTGCGCCATTGAGGCACTTAGCCAATTCGGACAAATCCGAATTTGTGTTTCACAACCTGTTCCAACCTTCCTTAAAGCTGGTGTCCTCATGTcgctggactccaagtcccatcggCCTCACCTGGCGTAACGAGCGGTCGTTGATGATGAGATGTAGCCGGAGATTGGATTTGGGACAGATGTGCTGCAGATGTTCTATTATTGCAACATCCAGTTAGCCCTGATGCAGTCACAAgagaatctcctcctcctctaggagAGGTTGCCTGTTGCCTTGCTGCCTGAGTCTGTGCTCtgggatttaaataaataatcaacaCCATTCAGCCAGAAGTATTTCCCAAAACGACGGCTGATGCAGAAACACGGGGGTGGCTAattcttaatttttttgcatgctgAAATGAAGCCTTTTCAGGTGCGGAGAGAGTAGTGGATGCATCACATTTTTAATTAAAGGGAGGAAGAAGATTGTGATACGATTTTTGGGGGAGAGGGAACCATTTCTCAGAATTGAAAAGTTCCCTCCCATGGCCCTACAAGGAAGTGCAAATAGCTGCATGTTGACATTCGGAGATTGCAACAAATTTCTGTCCTTTTCCTCCACAGCGGGCAGAACTCTGCAAACCTCCATCATATTCCTCCtttcctcaccttttctctaacccaggggttcccaacaaaatttcctcgaagacccctcatcgagccgctattgtgacaaggacccccattaattcctaatcctaaaattaaaaagtgagagccaaattaagagtctttttatattttatatttatacgttttttacagttacaacagagtactccatcagtatacagttagttttaattttcagttcttaatgagatgagttaaatctgtcctttgagtccattatttctgaaatattaggttccaaacttgaaactttcactctgaaatccgaccgcatgtcgagctgattcctatatttgtttttcatgaaacacatggaagaaaatgcttgctcacaccgatatgtggttgcaaatggaaggatctttttcattgccttatctccaaggttcttgtagtccttgcggcatacagcagaactactgcctctatctaattctagttttgcactagactctgctcatgcaggaagcggccaaaacaaaaaatctgttatcatacgaaatatatttaatatattttttattctaataggatcttgaggaccccactggcatagctcgcggacccctgggggtccccggaccacctgttgggaaccactgctctaacccGATGGCCCTAAATACTTGCGGGGATGGTGAACCATTGGCCGTCTAgatatggttggactacaactcccatcacccctggccattagacatgcctgatgggaactggagctcaACTCCGTTCCTTTGTAGGGATATGTCCTCGTTTTGCACCTCTTACTATTTATTGGCCAAAGGTGACTTGCAGCAACttgcaaccaaccaaacaaaaacccacattgGAACAATAAAAGCCCCCTTGAAACAGTACATTAAAAACACCCCGGCCACTTTTCCATCACCATTTTGAGACGAGGAGACCAGAACCACATACTGCATTCCAGAAACGGCTTTACACTGAGCTGAGCTGTTGATTCATGGACCTCTATAttgtcaactctgactggcagcagcagcagctctccaggatgtcAGACGGGACATTCCCatccctagctggagatgccggggatggaaccggggaccttctgcatccatcaGTCCATGCACAAGCTTCTCAGAACTATGCAGGATGGATttgattcaaatcaaatcaatttaaatcacgatttaaatcattagccagtaagacttgatttaaatctctctttttttacagaaagactcattcttgctggtataattttaatatttacaaccagatgaaggtttcgttttggaataatacattttcagagtagtttttacagttctaTCCAAAATGACTGACTttgttatactattagaaataattGGACATAATTATGAAATTTGGACAACTTCTGtcctttattggaaggagaaaaataatcatttctaaACAatgtaaacaatttatttaacaaaaacaataacattatagcatatgtatccatgtttcttaactgatgtggttaagtggttttcttaatttttttaaaaaaacttagtttTAGCACACCATGAAAaactttaaacaaatccttatttcctgatgaaaagcctttggactataatgtaacttaaatagaaaactatatttagaaagattttttccccctccaaacgcattttatttaaaaaatctgatttaaataataataataatccaatttttttaaaacaatattttttaaaatcattgatttttatccaccctggaacTATGTCCCAAAACCATCTGATTTATAGATTATTGATAGCTAGCTTTTATGGCTTTTAATGGCTGCAGGTCATTCAATAGTCACCCTCTTCCCAATGCTTCTACATCAAAGAAGTTACCCAACATTATTGCTTCTTCCTTCTACCAGATTACACATTAAAGGCTACTTTCGGCCATCAAAGAGCAGAACAAGAGCTAGAGGGGAAGCAAACAGAGTCAGGAAGAAAAGACCATGTCAGATCACTAAACTCCTCAAAATAAAATTGTCTTCCAAATAGATTGCCCCTACACCTGCCAGCGCTGGCTGTTTTCTTCACCCATAGAATAAGTCTCCTGGTTGGAGGGAAACAGGATGGCTCAGCCTCACTGACCCTCGCCTTCTGCTTCCTTGCAGGCTCAGCTGGGTCCCAGCGTCCATGGCAGCCACCATGTGGATGATCCGACTCCTTGCGCTCTGCGCCTTGGTCCTTGCCGTTCCCCCGGAGGACAAGAAGAAGAGCGAGAAGAAGGCTTCCTCCGGAGACAAGAAGCTGAGCGACAGGGCGGCCGCCCTGGCCGACCGCAGCGCCACCCTGGCCTTCAACCTCTACCACGCCATGGCCAAGGAGAAGAACATGGAGAACATCTTGGTGTCTCCGGTGGTGGTGGCCTCTTCTCTCGGGCTGGTGTCCCTGGGCGGCAAGGCCGCCACGGCCTCGCAGGCCAAGGCGCTGCTCAGCGCCGACAAGCTGAACGACGACTACGTCCACAGCGGCCTCTCGGAGCTCCTGAACGAGGTCAGCAACTCCACGGCCCGCAACGTCACCTGGAAGATGGGCAGCCGCCTGTACGGCCCCAGCTCCATCAGCTTCACCGACGACTTCGTCAAGAGCAGCAAGAAGCACTACAACTACGAACACTCCAAGATCAACTTCCGGGACAAGCGCAGCGCCCTCAAGTCCATCAACGAGTGGGCCTCCCAGACCACCGACGGCAAGCTGCCCGAGGTCACCAAGGATGTGGAGAAGACAGACGGGGCCCTCATCGTCAACGCCATGTTCTTCAAACGTAAGTGGAAGCCGGCGGGGAGGGTGGGTCCGGGTGCAAGTCCTGAGCTCTTGCTGAGCATGTGGGATCCAGATAGGAGTGGTGGAATTGTTCAGCCAGTAGGAAGAGCTCTACTGGATGAAACCAAGGGTTTCttaaatggaaaacgagcgaggtcccaaccaaagaagaatggccaCTTAAGTTGACAAGAaaatgcgcagcttgcagacttaatgTATAGAGTGAGAGAACAAGAACATGGGTTTAGAGAaggttggaaaatgtttattgaatacaatcatacctcatgttacgtctgctgcgggttacgtcttttccgGTTGCgtcccgcgccgaacccggaagtcccggaacgggttacttccaggttcggcgtgtgcgcatgcgcagaatcgcTAAaccgcactttgcacatgcacagaagctgtaagtcgcgctttgcgcatgcacagaaagcaCTGAATTGCATCACGCGCGGGCGCAGATtcagcgcttcaggatgcggccttttcatgttgcgaacgtgcctccggaacggatcccgtttgcaaccagaggtaccactgtatatgggaaaAGTGatggtgtacagctgaaaacgctggcagcgttaagataaattcaacaaggtgtataagttttgatggatgctaTAATGGactactgaatggtatagtttttgtaaaatatgcagggattttgcaaaatgaaccatggaaagagaagaagggaagtctttGATATCTTAAGAATGTAAAAAtgaatacagtcgtaccctggATCTCGAACACCTTgcgactcaaatgttttggctccctgaaaccggaagtgagtgttctggtttgcaaactttcttTGGAAGCCAGGTGTCTTCTgaggcttccaattgagtgcagccaatcagaagccgcaccttggttgtcgaatgttttCGGAAATTGAAcgaatactactactaataataataatatttattatttgtacccctcccatctggctgagttcccccaaccactctgggcagctcccaatcgagtgttaaaaacaatacagcattaaatattaaaaacttccctaaacagggctgccttcagatgtcttttaaaaataggatagctgcttatttccttgacatctggtgggagggcgttccacagggcgggtgccactaccgagaaggccctctgcctggttccctgtaacctcacttcttgcaatgagggaaccgccagaaggccctcagtgctggatctcagtgtccgggctgaacgatggggatggagacgctccttcaggtatacaggacctgtAGTTAAGATCTGCATTTAAAAGTCccattaaaaaagaggaaaacccTTAAAATGTTCCCAAAGGTTTTGACACAACAACcgaaataatataaataaaatggaagataTAGTGAATCAGCAACAGAGGTAGATCAATCAATTGGTAAAGGGCTATAACGAGAGATTGGCAATACTCTCAATGTGGGCTTTGGGCACATGCAAGAACGAGACGTCAACACTGTGGTAGCATTTGCTTCCTTTTAGGGGAAGGGAGTTGCATTGCTgcggtgccactacagagaaggccctgttttgaGTCGCCATTCAATAAGCAACACCTATTGCTGGAAGAGCATCTATTCAGGGTGCAAGCTGGCTGGCCCGGAGAGAGGCACTCAGATAAATACCTCAATCTCAAGCTTCTAAGGGCTTTGTGTATTAATATCAGCACGCTGGATTTGGCCTGCTAATGTAAAGGCCAGTGAAACACCCACATAATAAATAGTGTTAAATAGCATTGCCTGCAAGTGCCAGTCAAAATGCCAGCAGCTGTGTTTTGTGCAAGTTCCTTGTTTCTGGGTTCCTTGGTTCTGGGTTCGAATCAGATGCACGAGATACAACAAACTGGTCCGTCCTGCTGTTAACCGGCCTTCCTTCATCTCTTTGATTCTGCAGCTCACTGGGACGAGAGGTTCCATCACAAGATGGTGGACAATCGTGGCTTCATGGTGACGCGTTCCTACACCGTTGGCATTCCCATGATGCACCGCACCGGTAAGAGAGCCTGGAAAAGGAGGCCGGCCCCATTCTTGGCTGGAAAAGCATCAGTTTTAGACCGCTAGCACTTGCCAGGACATTACCCCGTTCGCCTCTGCatggctccatccttatttcagacatggtgATATATCAGTATCTTTGGCGATcaagccgagtaagattgtcttccataaacacggttttaaaagcgagtccgtaagtgactgtggaggccaattctggatccacacgtccttccacagtggggacataggtttctgggcaggagttgatcacagtgagggtttgccaagcgtaccttcctcttagcatgtttctcccttgcgtcccgagttcgagtgtcttcaaagtccacgacacctttggcaaaggctgttctccaactggagcgctcgcaggccagtgtttcccggttgtcggtgtttatactacatttttttagatttgccttgagagagtctttaaaccccttttgttgaccaccagcattacgctttccattttaaagttcggaatagagtagttgcttttggagacgatcatcaggcatccgcacaacacgaccagtccaacgaagttgatgttgaagaatcattgcttcaacactagtgatctttgcttcttccagtacactggcattagttcacctgtcttcccaggtgatgtgtaaattttttagGAGACACCATTGacggaatctttcgaggagttggagatggcgtttataagtggtttatattgtgatgtttagctggtgatcgatcacaatgttgaaaaacagACACCGGTCAGCCCTCATCCTGAACCTAAGTGGCATGACTGCTCTTTAGTTgcttaattttttccccttcttcttggTACTGTTTTGCCTTGCCTCCATAAAAACCCCAATAAAAATTCTTGCTAGCACTTGCCTGCTTCGCCCCTCGCCTGTCTCCCTGCAGCCGCTGAGTCATTCCCCTTTGTTTCCGAAGGGCTGTACAACTATTTCAATGACGAGGAGGAGAACCTGCAGATGGTGGAGATGCCTCTGGCGCACAAGCTGTCTAGCATGATCTTCATCATGCCGCACCATGTGGAGCCCCTGGAGAGGCTGGAGAAGCTGTTGACCCAGGAGCAGCTAAAGGCctggctggggaagatgaagcAGCGAGCCGTAGCCATCTCCCTGCCCAAAGTCAGCCTGGAAGTCAGCCACGATCTGCATGTGAGTACCACCATTGCGTTGCATTTCGCTTTTCATTTGTACGCCGCTAGAATGAAAgcaatgggacgcgggtggtggtgtggtctaaaccactgagcctcttgggtgtgccgatcagaaggtcggcagttcgaatccctgcaatggggtgagctcccattgctcggtcccagctcctgccaacctagcagttcaaaagcacaaagtgcaagtagataaaaaggtacagctccagcgggaaggtaaatggcgtttccgtgcgctgctctgattcgccagaagtggctttgtcatgctggccacatgacctggaagctgtacaccagtaaagcgagatgagcacacaacccaagagtcgtctgcgactggacctaatggtcaggggtcccttaacctttacctagAATGAAAGGAATCTCTTCCTGTATACGGCTACTGCCGCGAGAGTACTATATAAAGGTAAAatggtaaaggatccctggacggcgactatggggttgcggcgctcatctcgctttcaggccaagggagccggcatttgtccacagacagctttcagggtcacgtgaccagcaggattaaaccgcttctggtgcaacggaacaccgtgacggaagccagaagcgcacagaaatgccatttagcttcctgccagagcagtacctatttatctgcttgcactttctggcatgctttcgagcttttaggttggcaggagctgggacagagcaacaggagctcaccctgtcatgggaattcgaacccgccgaccttccgatcggcaagcccaagaggctcagtggtttagaccacagcgccacccgcgccccttaaTACTATATGCCCCCAAATGGCATACGAAAGAGGAGCGGCAGTTGAAATGGATGGAATATGAGTTGAATTTGCAACTCATAAAATTGGAGAACAAGACAAGACAGCCTTCAGGGATTGAAAAATgtttataaattatttttttaaaacataaaatattgtAAGCATGTTAAAAAGGCTAGCAGGTTCGGAGTCAGCTCAGCAGTAAAGGTTATTTTGAGAATATGGTGGAGGAAAGAAGGTTTCGAATAATTATAATATCCAGCAGTGATAGATAATTTGAGGAAACCATGCAAGGGTGGAAGGGAAGTTGATTATCCAGGGAATGTCTATTGGAAAATGTTCgccaaattgtattttatttttaggggggggaattatatatacacagtggtacctcgacttacgaagacaatccgttccattgccgtcttcataagtcgaagtctttggttgttgaagcgcccattctgcgcatgcacgaagcgcaatTTCGCgtttctgcg
This window contains:
- the SERPINH1 gene encoding serpin H1 produces the protein MAATMWMIRLLALCALVLAVPPEDKKKSEKKASSGDKKLSDRAAALADRSATLAFNLYHAMAKEKNMENILVSPVVVASSLGLVSLGGKAATASQAKALLSADKLNDDYVHSGLSELLNEVSNSTARNVTWKMGSRLYGPSSISFTDDFVKSSKKHYNYEHSKINFRDKRSALKSINEWASQTTDGKLPEVTKDVEKTDGALIVNAMFFKPHWDERFHHKMVDNRGFMVTRSYTVGIPMMHRTGLYNYFNDEEENLQMVEMPLAHKLSSMIFIMPHHVEPLERLEKLLTQEQLKAWLGKMKQRAVAISLPKVSLEVSHDLHKHLADLGLTEAIDKNKADLSKISGKKDLYLSNVFHAAALEWDTEGNPFEGDIYAREEMKNPKLFYADHPFIFLIKDNKTNSILFIGRLVKPKGDKMRDEL